One region of Deltaproteobacteria bacterium genomic DNA includes:
- a CDS encoding chemotaxis protein CheW has protein sequence MEKQQEERCWKRIGVWAKEGPRCPELARVIHCRNCEVFTQAGRNLLERELPDEYKEEWGQVLLEKKNDEPTGIFPVVTFRIETEWLALPARFFAEIMDTVPIHTVPHRKRPVLKGVVNVHGEIQLCISLGHLIGLEAESPEGEKAVRRHERMMVVSKDDDVWVFPVKEIHGIHHIHPGLYQNVPATVAKSKSSFTKKIFKWEDKHVALLDDELLFYSLKRSVQ, from the coding sequence ATGGAAAAACAACAGGAAGAGAGATGCTGGAAACGGATAGGCGTATGGGCCAAAGAGGGTCCCCGCTGCCCCGAACTTGCACGGGTCATCCACTGCCGCAACTGCGAGGTATTCACGCAGGCGGGCAGAAATCTCCTGGAACGGGAGCTTCCGGATGAATACAAGGAGGAATGGGGTCAGGTCCTGCTGGAAAAAAAGAATGATGAGCCGACCGGGATCTTCCCGGTGGTGACATTCCGGATTGAAACAGAATGGCTGGCGCTTCCCGCCCGGTTTTTTGCAGAAATCATGGATACGGTCCCCATCCACACCGTCCCCCACCGGAAAAGGCCGGTCTTGAAGGGGGTGGTGAATGTGCACGGCGAGATCCAGTTATGCATCTCCCTGGGGCATCTGATCGGCCTGGAGGCGGAATCCCCGGAAGGGGAAAAAGCGGTAAGGCGCCATGAACGGATGATGGTGGTCAGCAAGGACGACGATGTGTGGGTATTTCCGGTGAAGGAAATCCATGGCATTCACCATATTCATCCCGGCCTGTACCAGAATGTTCCGGCAACCGTAGCCAAGTCCAAGTCGTCATTTACCAAAAAGATCTTCAAATGGGAAGACAAGCATGTGGCCCTGTTGGATGACGAACTCCTGTTTTACAGTCTCAAGAGGAGCGTCCAGTGA
- a CDS encoding chemotaxis protein CheW, giving the protein MLVLIFYLGDTMYTMTCDRVREVAPMVKLKEVPHTPDYFAGLFNYRGVVVPVIDLRQLIQGCPCQMRLSTRIILVDYLKEDKTPYIMGLMAERVTDAVRKSRDAFVSPGLSLQEAPYLGGFVMEDKEMIQYIDLDLLPETFRFLPLLEGGHGIPGND; this is encoded by the coding sequence ATGCTGGTACTTATTTTCTATCTGGGGGACACCATGTATACGATGACGTGTGACAGGGTGAGAGAGGTGGCCCCCATGGTAAAGCTCAAGGAGGTACCCCATACCCCGGATTATTTTGCAGGGCTCTTCAATTACCGGGGGGTGGTTGTCCCTGTCATCGACTTGAGGCAATTGATACAGGGGTGTCCGTGCCAGATGCGCCTCAGCACCCGGATCATCCTTGTGGATTATTTAAAGGAAGATAAAACCCCCTACATCATGGGACTCATGGCGGAACGGGTCACCGATGCGGTCAGAAAATCCCGGGATGCATTCGTATCCCCCGGGCTTAGCTTGCAGGAGGCCCCCTATCTAGGGGGGTTTGTCATGGAAGATAAGGAAATGATTCAATACATCGATCTGGACCTTCTCCCGGAAACATTCCGGTTTCTCCCCCTGCTGGAAGGCGGCCATGGAATCCCTGGCAATGATTGA
- a CDS encoding Hpt domain-containing protein, whose product MTDNNCRTPDDPSIMDLFRTEVEQHSATISDGLSALGKNPAAAADRMDAMIRAAHAVKGGAQIVDLDGAKKISRAMEASFLAVQKGEFSLGSDSIDILLEGVDMLNQIASSADDPEWLTRHEEEIRRLAAAMNRIPPEDAGPEIPPAPPSGSEAVGPRTEMAATPPEKEPSPAQTSAMADPAMLDLFRTEVQDHIATLNDGLLSLQDDPDAVDALDPLMRAVHSIKGAARIVGFDAAADVSHAMEDYFSAVRKGEASLGQDRITILLKGVDILNRIIASETGSESMDGAQEDVEGMIAGIRGTLAEETAAPSGGTPSTISMDASAAEKEPAGGEAQIEAVDPVMLDLFQTEVEAHVAVLNDGLLALESNPGATDQLEALMRAAHSIKGGARVLGLDVAVRAAHVMEDCFVAAQKGEVSLGSDQIDILLRIVDILTQLAHSLSAGETDWLSHHREEIDRLVGAISAIIDGEMAIPVSPIETAASKEATPPARRPPEPVPAHSKTDVGLPTPQKTDETLPQPHVADKDRTVRVTAAKIERLMGQAGEVVVNARWLPAFSEALLELKRNHGELLAILDGIQEVLVQKGSSPETSDLLLQARNKTKECNRKVGERLNQFDIFNSTSAALSDRLYHEVISVRMRPFSDGVQGFPRMVRDVARELGKKVRLEIKGKSTEVDRDILEKLDAPLNHLLRNSLDHGIEPPEDRVRAGKPEVGSLRLEAAHRSGMLMITLSDDGRGIDLDGLRRKIVEKGLAGGDMVEKMTEAELMDFLFLPGFSTAQNVTEISGRGVGLDVVRNMVHEVGGVVRAVSRPGEGLTLHMELPLTLSVVRTFLVEIAGEPYAFPIARIERCLELPRGEISTVEDRQYFRFDDNNIALVDIHNVLELDAPPGLQDDLSVVVVSDRLNFYGLSVDRFLGEYDLVVRPLDPRLGKVPDISSVAVMLDGSPVLIFDVEDLVRSIDNLLAGRRLRKLSREAARETTQQKKRILVVDDSFTVREMERKLLESRGYAVETAVDGVDGWNAVRTGHYDMVVSDVDMPRMNGIEFVRQIKQHPELKPLPVIIVSYKDKEEDRILGLEAGANYYLTKSSFEDDSLIHAAVDLIGEA is encoded by the coding sequence GTGACGGATAATAACTGCCGCACCCCTGACGATCCTTCCATTATGGATCTCTTTCGTACGGAAGTGGAACAGCATTCCGCGACCATCAGCGATGGGCTGTCGGCCCTTGGGAAGAACCCGGCCGCCGCTGCCGACCGGATGGATGCCATGATCCGGGCCGCCCATGCCGTGAAGGGGGGGGCGCAGATCGTGGATCTGGATGGGGCAAAAAAGATATCCCGTGCCATGGAGGCATCTTTTCTCGCCGTCCAGAAAGGGGAGTTCTCCCTGGGAAGCGACAGCATCGACATCCTTCTCGAAGGCGTAGACATGCTCAATCAGATTGCCAGTTCGGCCGATGACCCCGAATGGCTGACCCGGCACGAGGAAGAGATCAGGCGCTTGGCCGCGGCCATGAACCGGATCCCTCCAGAGGACGCGGGTCCGGAGATCCCGCCCGCCCCCCCCTCCGGGTCGGAGGCAGTAGGCCCGCGCACTGAAATGGCGGCAACACCGCCGGAAAAAGAACCCTCTCCTGCGCAGACCTCGGCCATGGCTGATCCGGCCATGTTGGATCTCTTCCGAACGGAGGTGCAGGACCACATCGCGACATTGAACGACGGACTCCTCTCTTTACAGGACGATCCTGATGCTGTCGATGCACTCGACCCGCTGATGCGGGCCGTCCACTCCATCAAGGGCGCTGCCCGCATTGTGGGCTTTGATGCCGCAGCAGACGTCTCCCATGCCATGGAGGACTATTTTTCGGCCGTTCGAAAAGGTGAGGCGTCCTTAGGCCAGGATCGGATTACCATCCTCTTAAAGGGTGTGGACATCCTCAACCGGATCATCGCGTCCGAGACCGGATCCGAATCCATGGATGGGGCTCAGGAGGACGTCGAAGGGATGATAGCGGGCATCCGGGGAACCCTGGCCGAAGAGACGGCAGCCCCCTCAGGCGGTACCCCTTCCACCATTTCTATGGATGCTTCTGCAGCTGAAAAGGAGCCGGCAGGGGGGGAGGCACAGATCGAAGCGGTCGATCCCGTCATGCTGGATCTCTTTCAGACAGAGGTGGAAGCCCATGTGGCGGTCCTAAACGATGGACTCCTGGCGCTGGAAAGCAATCCGGGGGCCACCGATCAGCTGGAGGCGTTGATGCGGGCGGCCCACTCCATCAAGGGCGGTGCCCGGGTCCTGGGCCTGGATGTTGCGGTCCGGGCGGCCCATGTGATGGAGGACTGTTTTGTGGCGGCCCAGAAGGGAGAGGTCTCCTTAGGCTCCGATCAGATCGACATCCTGCTCCGGATTGTGGATATCCTGACCCAGCTTGCGCATTCTCTCAGTGCAGGAGAAACCGACTGGCTGAGCCACCACCGTGAGGAGATCGACCGTCTGGTGGGTGCCATATCGGCGATTATCGACGGGGAAATGGCCATTCCGGTCTCTCCCATTGAAACCGCGGCCTCAAAGGAGGCCACCCCGCCGGCCAGACGCCCGCCGGAACCGGTCCCGGCCCATTCGAAAACCGACGTGGGCCTGCCGACGCCTCAAAAGACTGATGAGACCCTGCCTCAACCGCATGTCGCGGACAAGGACCGTACGGTGCGCGTTACGGCCGCAAAGATCGAGCGCCTCATGGGGCAGGCCGGAGAGGTCGTGGTGAATGCCCGCTGGCTTCCGGCCTTTTCAGAGGCCCTTCTGGAACTCAAGAGGAATCATGGGGAACTGCTTGCAATCCTGGATGGAATACAGGAGGTCCTTGTTCAAAAGGGGAGCAGTCCGGAGACATCGGATCTGTTGCTCCAGGCCAGAAATAAAACCAAGGAATGCAACCGAAAGGTGGGCGAACGGCTGAATCAGTTCGACATATTCAACAGTACCTCAGCGGCCCTTTCCGACCGGCTCTATCACGAGGTCATTTCGGTGAGGATGCGTCCCTTTTCAGACGGGGTTCAGGGGTTTCCGAGGATGGTACGGGATGTTGCCCGTGAACTGGGCAAGAAAGTCCGGCTAGAGATCAAGGGGAAATCCACCGAAGTGGACCGGGATATCCTGGAGAAGCTGGACGCCCCCCTCAACCATCTCCTTCGCAACTCCCTGGATCACGGGATCGAACCCCCTGAGGACCGCGTTCGTGCCGGGAAGCCCGAGGTCGGTTCTCTGCGCCTGGAGGCCGCTCACCGTTCAGGCATGCTCATGATTACCCTGTCGGATGACGGCCGCGGCATCGATCTGGACGGATTGCGCCGGAAGATCGTGGAAAAAGGACTGGCCGGCGGGGATATGGTCGAAAAGATGACCGAGGCGGAACTCATGGATTTTCTCTTCCTTCCGGGATTTTCTACGGCACAGAACGTGACTGAAATCTCGGGTCGGGGAGTGGGCCTCGATGTGGTTCGGAATATGGTGCATGAGGTGGGCGGCGTGGTCCGCGCCGTATCCAGGCCCGGCGAGGGGTTGACCCTCCATATGGAGCTTCCCCTCACCCTCTCCGTTGTCCGGACCTTTCTGGTGGAAATCGCCGGGGAGCCTTATGCCTTTCCCATCGCCAGGATCGAGAGGTGTCTTGAACTCCCGAGGGGAGAGATCAGCACGGTCGAGGACCGCCAGTATTTCAGGTTTGACGACAACAATATCGCCCTGGTGGACATCCATAATGTTCTGGAACTGGATGCCCCCCCCGGACTTCAGGACGACCTCTCCGTGGTGGTGGTGAGCGATAGATTGAACTTCTACGGTCTTTCAGTGGACCGTTTCCTGGGGGAATACGACCTTGTGGTCAGGCCTTTGGATCCGCGGTTGGGAAAGGTTCCTGACATCAGCTCGGTCGCCGTGATGCTGGATGGCTCGCCGGTGCTCATCTTTGATGTGGAAGACCTGGTCCGATCCATCGACAATCTCCTGGCGGGTCGCAGACTCCGTAAACTGAGCCGTGAGGCGGCCAGGGAGACGACCCAGCAGAAAAAGCGGATTTTAGTGGTTGACGATTCCTTCACGGTCCGGGAGATGGAACGTAAACTCCTTGAAAGCAGAGGATATGCTGTGGAAACCGCGGTGGACGGGGTGGACGGCTGGAATGCCGTGCGTACCGGTCATTACGACATGGTCGTATCGGATGTGGACATGCCGAGGATGAACGGAATTGAATTCGTAAGACAAATCAAACAGCACCCTGAGCTCAAACCCCTCCCTGTTATCATTGTTTCCTACAAGGACAAGGAAGAGGACCGGATCCTGGGGCTGGAGGCGGGCGCCAACTACTATCTCACCAAGAGCAGTTTTGAGGATGATTCTCTCATTCATGCGGCGGTTGACCTTATTGGGGAGGCGTGA
- a CDS encoding response regulator — protein sequence MTDDRTDQPVSLTQHRITVLLVDDQAIIGEALRRMLAPEQDIDFHFCQDPTKAIKVANRIHPTVILQDLVMPEIDGLTLVRYYRANPSTRDVPLIVLSSKEEAVTKAEAFARGANDYLVKLPDRLEIIARIRYHSKGYINLLQRNEAQAQLEKANRIIRKTFGQYLSDDIVDAILETPEGAALGGEKRFVTIMMTDLRGFTAIGERLPAEDVVGIINIYLETMTEIILKYQGTIDEFIGDAIFVIFGAPVLRENDAKRAVACAVEMQLAMEAVNRRCRERGYPEVQQGIGINSGQIVVGNIGSKKRMKYGVVGRNVNLTSRIESYTVGGQIFISENTLDECGRHLLRIDDEMEVMPKGVKKPITIYEVGGIRGEFDLFLPEKVEMDLPELPRPFPVLFTILEGKHAGNEARSGTVVRMLGTAAEISADVTPDKLTNLKISVSDMEGNEITTDLYAKVIGAVSNHPGTFKVQFTSIPLEVDGFLKTVAAQERTS from the coding sequence ATGACTGACGATAGAACCGACCAGCCCGTTTCCCTGACCCAGCACCGGATTACCGTCCTTTTGGTGGACGACCAGGCCATTATCGGCGAGGCGCTTCGCCGCATGCTGGCCCCGGAACAGGATATCGATTTCCATTTCTGCCAGGATCCGACAAAGGCCATCAAGGTGGCCAACCGGATCCACCCCACGGTTATTCTTCAGGACCTGGTCATGCCGGAGATAGACGGGTTGACCCTGGTCCGTTACTACCGGGCCAACCCTTCCACCCGGGATGTGCCGTTGATCGTCCTGTCCAGCAAGGAAGAGGCCGTGACCAAAGCCGAGGCCTTTGCCCGCGGGGCCAACGACTATCTGGTCAAACTGCCCGACCGGCTGGAGATCATCGCCCGAATCCGATATCACTCAAAAGGGTATATCAATTTGCTGCAGAGAAATGAGGCCCAGGCCCAGTTGGAAAAGGCCAACCGGATCATCCGCAAGACCTTTGGTCAGTACCTCTCAGACGATATCGTGGATGCCATTCTGGAGACCCCGGAGGGTGCGGCCCTTGGCGGGGAAAAACGGTTTGTCACCATTATGATGACCGATCTTCGCGGGTTTACCGCAATCGGCGAGCGGCTTCCGGCCGAGGATGTGGTGGGCATCATCAATATCTATCTCGAGACCATGACAGAGATCATCCTCAAGTACCAGGGGACCATCGATGAATTTATCGGCGACGCCATCTTTGTCATCTTTGGGGCACCTGTTCTTCGGGAAAACGATGCCAAGAGGGCCGTGGCATGCGCCGTGGAGATGCAGCTGGCCATGGAAGCGGTCAATCGCCGGTGCAGAGAGCGCGGGTATCCGGAGGTGCAGCAGGGGATCGGGATCAACTCCGGCCAGATCGTGGTGGGCAATATCGGATCCAAGAAACGGATGAAATACGGCGTGGTGGGCCGGAACGTCAACCTCACGTCACGCATCGAATCCTACACGGTCGGCGGTCAGATCTTCATCTCGGAAAATACCCTGGATGAATGCGGTCGTCACCTCCTGAGAATCGACGACGAGATGGAGGTCATGCCCAAGGGGGTCAAGAAGCCAATTACCATTTACGAGGTGGGCGGGATCAGGGGGGAGTTCGATCTGTTCCTTCCGGAGAAGGTGGAAATGGACCTGCCGGAACTGCCAAGGCCGTTTCCTGTCCTGTTTACCATTTTGGAAGGGAAGCACGCCGGCAACGAAGCGCGTTCCGGAACGGTGGTCCGAATGCTGGGCACCGCGGCCGAGATTTCGGCGGATGTAACACCGGACAAACTGACGAACCTCAAGATCTCTGTTTCAGATATGGAAGGAAATGAGATCACCACCGATCTGTACGCCAAGGTTATCGGAGCGGTCTCGAACCACCCCGGCACTTTCAAGGTGCAATTTACCTCTATTCCCCTCGAAGTGGATGGGTTTTTGAAGACGGTCGCGGCACAGGAGCGGACATCATGA
- a CDS encoding methyl-accepting chemotaxis protein — translation MVGTFTRQILTELNEFIDMRATQEKDSLHQNVRFNAEILSGVGATYLYNLDQDGMKQSLRPFMNYREIVAIQVLDEKGKPFAAAWRAPGISIGDALPGDLKLNEALSVSVDCMHNKKKIGSFHVYYTDAILKDRIIALKTSASREAEAFENAARSELDRAIVSQTIGVFVILMTLVISLIFFLRALVLKPLKAVSEAARQLSNFNLGVRITATSNDEIGKLLRAIDGMADSFRQVVGQVQRSGIQVTSSSTELAATAKEQETTMANQVASTNRMVTSVEQISEVAEQLVVTVEQVASMSQETAGFATKGQTDLARMEAAMRNMETASRSISGRLETINEKAENITNVVTTITKVADQTNLLSLNAAIEAEKAGEYGRGFNVVAREIRRLADQTAVATLDIDQMVQEMQSAVSAGVMEMDKFIAEVNRSAEDVGRISVQLARIIEQVQTLSPNFENVNVAMGQQSENAQKINQSMIHLSEEMQETMDSLRETYAAIEQLNEAARGLQDEVSKFKVS, via the coding sequence ATGGTGGGCACCTTCACCAGGCAGATCCTGACGGAATTGAATGAGTTTATCGATATGCGGGCGACCCAGGAAAAGGACTCCCTCCACCAGAATGTCCGGTTCAATGCGGAGATCCTGAGCGGCGTCGGCGCCACCTATCTGTACAATCTCGATCAGGACGGCATGAAGCAGTCTTTGCGGCCCTTTATGAATTACCGGGAAATCGTCGCCATACAGGTCCTGGATGAAAAGGGAAAGCCTTTTGCCGCTGCCTGGAGAGCGCCCGGAATCAGCATAGGGGACGCGCTTCCCGGCGATCTGAAACTGAACGAGGCCCTCTCGGTTTCCGTGGATTGCATGCACAATAAAAAGAAAATCGGAAGTTTTCATGTCTACTACACCGACGCCATATTGAAAGACCGGATTATCGCGCTGAAAACGAGTGCCTCCCGGGAGGCAGAGGCCTTTGAAAACGCCGCCCGGTCGGAACTCGACCGCGCCATTGTCAGCCAGACGATCGGCGTCTTTGTGATCCTTATGACCCTTGTGATTTCCTTAATCTTTTTTCTGAGGGCATTGGTCCTTAAGCCGTTGAAGGCGGTTTCCGAAGCGGCGCGTCAACTCTCCAATTTCAACCTTGGGGTCCGCATCACCGCCACATCCAATGATGAGATCGGCAAACTCCTACGGGCCATCGACGGCATGGCCGATTCGTTTCGACAGGTTGTCGGCCAGGTCCAGCGGTCCGGGATCCAAGTCACCTCCTCTTCCACCGAATTGGCTGCCACGGCCAAGGAGCAGGAGACGACCATGGCCAACCAGGTGGCATCCACCAACCGGATGGTGACCTCGGTGGAACAGATTTCGGAAGTCGCCGAGCAGTTGGTGGTGACAGTGGAGCAGGTGGCCTCCATGTCCCAGGAGACGGCCGGTTTTGCCACCAAGGGCCAGACAGACCTGGCCCGCATGGAGGCGGCCATGCGCAATATGGAAACGGCCTCCAGGTCCATTTCGGGCCGGCTGGAGACCATTAATGAAAAGGCGGAGAACATCACCAATGTGGTCACCACCATTACCAAGGTTGCGGATCAGACCAATCTCCTCTCCCTTAATGCGGCTATCGAGGCGGAGAAGGCCGGAGAATATGGAAGGGGATTCAACGTGGTGGCCCGGGAGATCCGCAGACTGGCCGACCAGACCGCCGTGGCCACCCTCGATATCGACCAGATGGTTCAGGAGATGCAGTCGGCCGTATCCGCGGGCGTCATGGAGATGGACAAATTCATTGCCGAGGTCAACCGCAGTGCCGAAGATGTGGGAAGGATCAGCGTCCAATTGGCCCGGATCATCGAACAGGTCCAGACCCTGTCCCCGAATTTCGAGAATGTCAACGTGGCCATGGGGCAGCAGTCGGAAAACGCCCAGAAGATTAATCAATCCATGATCCATTTAAGTGAAGAGATGCAGGAAACCATGGATTCCCTGCGTGAGACCTATGCCGCCATTGAACAATTGAATGAGGCGGCAAGGGGCCTGCAGGACGAGGTGTCCAAGTTCAAGGTGAGCTGA
- a CDS encoding chemotaxis response regulator protein-glutamate methylesterase, translating to MRIAIVNDLAAVVEFLRQIVSEVPGYEVAWVARDGAEAVKKCSADIPDLILMDLIMPGMDGVEATRRIMAEFPCPILIVTPTMERNTPKIFEAMGHGALDAISTPVSGNEAAAQQSREALLKRIESIGRLNGPSTLSPLGRTRGSLTRNLPPLVVIGASTGGPKALATVLSGLPGDLRAGIIIVQHVGGEFSKGLAGWLSSQTLLNVRLAAKGARPSLSTVFLAGSNDHLILSPDLTLTYTREPSNIPFRPSVDVFFKSVLENWPLKGVAVLLTGMGRDGAEGLAALRGAGWYTIAQDEATSVVYGMPKAARDLGAAADILPIDDVAPAILRHLRKGRGGMKGMSWEW from the coding sequence GTGCGGATTGCCATTGTCAATGATCTGGCCGCGGTGGTGGAATTCCTGCGACAGATTGTCTCCGAGGTCCCCGGATATGAGGTGGCCTGGGTCGCCCGGGATGGGGCCGAGGCGGTCAAAAAATGTTCGGCAGATATCCCGGACCTGATCCTCATGGACCTGATCATGCCGGGCATGGACGGGGTGGAGGCCACCCGTCGGATAATGGCCGAATTCCCCTGTCCCATTTTGATCGTGACGCCCACCATGGAGAGAAATACCCCTAAGATCTTTGAGGCGATGGGCCATGGGGCCCTGGATGCCATCAGCACCCCGGTCAGCGGAAACGAGGCGGCCGCACAACAGAGCCGGGAGGCCTTGCTCAAGCGGATTGAGAGCATCGGGAGGCTCAACGGCCCTTCCACCTTGTCTCCTCTGGGCCGCACACGGGGAAGCCTGACACGGAACCTCCCCCCGCTGGTGGTTATCGGTGCTTCCACGGGCGGTCCCAAGGCGCTGGCAACCGTGCTTTCCGGACTCCCCGGAGACCTGCGGGCCGGTATTATCATTGTTCAGCACGTCGGCGGGGAATTTTCAAAGGGGCTGGCGGGTTGGCTGAGCAGCCAGACCCTCCTGAATGTGCGCCTCGCCGCAAAGGGTGCCCGACCCTCCCTGTCAACGGTCTTTCTGGCAGGCAGCAACGATCATCTGATTCTTTCCCCGGACCTCACCCTGACCTATACCCGGGAACCGAGCAATATCCCGTTTCGTCCTTCAGTGGATGTGTTTTTCAAGAGTGTTTTAGAAAACTGGCCGTTGAAGGGGGTTGCCGTTCTCCTGACCGGCATGGGACGGGACGGGGCGGAAGGGCTGGCCGCCCTTCGAGGGGCAGGCTGGTACACCATTGCCCAGGACGAGGCCACCAGCGTGGTGTACGGGATGCCCAAGGCGGCCAGGGACTTGGGGGCAGCCGCGGATATCCTTCCCATTGACGATGTGGCCCCGGCCATCCTGCGGCATCTTCGCAAGGGAAGGGGAGGGATGAAGGGGATGAGCTGGGAGTGGTGA
- a CDS encoding SpoIIE family protein phosphatase: protein MNFPDHGASDQATQLTQHGIQVLLIDDQAIIAEAVRRMLHQEPDIRFHYCQDPAQAIQTACDIHPTVILLDLIMPEIDGLTLAKFLRANKLTREIPLIVLSSKEEAVTKAEAFAAGANDYLVKLPDKIELIARIRYHSNAYIMRLQRNEAYEALVASQKALTNELSQASEYVRSLLPHQLTGDIRTDWEFIPSTSLGGDSFGYHWIDDDHFAIYLLDVCGHGVGAALLSISALNTLRSESLNYVDFRDPSQVLEGLNEVYQMEAHHEMFFTIWYGVFNRERRDLIFASGGHPPAIARTGMSSQTAETVALNLGGLIIGGLPGQKYQKSTLVLEPYARLYIYSDGIYEVSRPEGGMVQLNDFIELVGNLSREGDGSPKTIINAMRRIQNKEMFEDDVSLLEVEFL, encoded by the coding sequence ATGAATTTCCCGGATCACGGCGCATCCGACCAAGCCACACAGCTTACCCAGCACGGCATTCAGGTGCTCCTTATCGATGACCAGGCCATTATCGCCGAGGCGGTCCGCCGGATGTTGCACCAGGAACCGGACATCCGGTTTCATTACTGCCAGGACCCTGCCCAGGCCATCCAGACGGCCTGTGACATCCATCCCACCGTGATCCTGCTGGATCTCATCATGCCGGAGATTGACGGGCTCACCCTGGCCAAGTTTTTGCGTGCCAATAAATTGACCCGAGAAATCCCCCTGATCGTCCTTTCCTCCAAAGAGGAGGCCGTTACAAAGGCGGAGGCCTTTGCCGCAGGGGCCAATGACTACCTGGTCAAACTTCCGGACAAAATCGAACTGATTGCCCGGATCCGTTACCATTCAAACGCCTACATCATGCGGCTTCAACGCAATGAGGCCTATGAGGCCCTCGTCGCCAGCCAGAAGGCCCTCACCAACGAACTGAGCCAGGCGTCGGAGTATGTCCGATCTCTCCTTCCCCATCAGCTTACCGGGGATATCCGCACAGACTGGGAGTTCATCCCGTCCACCTCCCTGGGGGGCGATTCCTTCGGGTATCACTGGATTGATGACGACCATTTTGCCATCTACCTTCTGGACGTGTGCGGGCATGGCGTGGGCGCAGCCCTCCTCTCCATATCGGCCCTCAATACATTGCGATCGGAATCCCTCAATTACGTCGATTTCCGGGATCCCTCGCAGGTACTGGAAGGTCTGAATGAGGTCTATCAGATGGAGGCGCACCATGAGATGTTTTTTACCATCTGGTACGGCGTATTCAACAGGGAGCGCCGCGATCTGATCTTTGCCAGCGGCGGTCATCCCCCGGCCATTGCCCGAACAGGGATGTCTTCCCAAACCGCAGAAACCGTGGCCCTGAACCTGGGCGGATTGATTATCGGCGGACTGCCCGGGCAGAAATACCAGAAATCGACCCTCGTGCTCGAACCCTATGCCAGACTGTATATCTACAGCGACGGGATTTACGAGGTTTCCAGGCCTGAGGGCGGCATGGTTCAACTCAATGATTTCATTGAGCTGGTGGGGAATCTGTCCAGGGAGGGAGACGGCTCGCCCAAGACCATCATCAACGCCATGCGACGCATTCAGAACAAAGAGATGTTTGAGGACGATGTGTCTCTGCTGGAGGTCGAGTTCCTCTGA
- a CDS encoding transporter substrate-binding domain-containing protein — MIRWGLIILCLLGGAAASSAETITLGAENDWVPYANQDGTGMSNEIVRAAYKAVGIAVVFQVGPYNRLLQDVRDGAILGAFNVPRERSNEDLYLFGKTPLFTALSAYYHNRDNPLSATRKEELVNGETVGVVFDYGYGDFFTNNDRIAKVEVRSDLLNLRKLAKGRLDATILYDKTARKLIEDNGLGDKIVKAFDSESADIYVAFSKVFPRARYYADKLDEGLAIIKGNGEYQKILEAY, encoded by the coding sequence ATGATTCGATGGGGGTTGATCATACTATGCCTTTTGGGGGGAGCTGCGGCCAGTTCCGCTGAAACCATCACCCTCGGCGCTGAGAATGACTGGGTTCCTTATGCCAACCAGGACGGCACCGGGATGTCGAATGAGATTGTCCGTGCGGCGTATAAGGCGGTGGGGATCGCGGTTGTATTCCAGGTGGGACCCTATAATCGTCTGCTGCAGGATGTCCGGGACGGCGCCATATTGGGGGCCTTCAATGTGCCCAGGGAGCGCTCGAATGAGGATCTCTATCTTTTCGGGAAGACGCCCCTTTTCACTGCCTTGTCGGCCTATTATCACAACCGCGACAACCCGCTTTCAGCCACCCGAAAGGAAGAACTGGTAAACGGAGAAACCGTGGGCGTTGTCTTCGATTACGGGTATGGGGACTTTTTTACCAACAATGACCGGATCGCCAAGGTTGAAGTGAGATCGGACCTGCTGAATCTTCGGAAGCTGGCCAAAGGCCGGCTTGACGCCACCATCCTGTATGACAAGACCGCGAGAAAACTCATCGAGGACAACGGGCTTGGCGACAAGATTGTAAAGGCCTTTGACAGCGAAAGCGCCGACATCTACGTCGCCTTCTCCAAGGTCTTCCCAAGGGCTCGGTATTACGCCGATAAGTTGGATGAGGGTCTCGCCATTATCAAGGGCAACGGCGAGTATCAGAAGATACTGGAGGCGTACTGA